TCACCGGCGACGACCTGCGTGACTGGTATCCCAATCAGTTGATCTTCGATCCGAAGGATCCCAGCTTCGAAGCCGTCGTCCAGGAAACCAATCCCGGCAGCGCCATCCTCCGCATCTGCACCAACTATCGCCGCTCGCATCACACCGTGTGGGGTATCAACGCCCGCAACCTCGAGCAAAACTACGCCCTCAATCTGCTGATGGACCCGAATGTCGATTTCGTCAGCCTGCTCGGCAATGCCGGCACCGGCAAAACATTGTTAACGCTCGCCGCCGGTCTGGCACAAGTATTGGACGAACAGCGTTATCACGAAATCATCGTCACCCGCGCCACCGTACCGATGGGTGAAGACATCGGTTTCCTCCCCGGCACTGAAGAAGAAAAAATGGTGCCATGGATGGGCGCATTAATGGACAACATGGAAGTACTCTCCAGCGGCGATGGCGGCGCCTGGGGACGTGCCGCAACGAATGACCTGCTGCGCAACCGCATCAAGATTCATTCATTAAATTTCATGCGCGGCCGCACCTTCCTCAAGAAATTCGTCATCATCGACGAAGCGCAAAACCTGACTTCAAAACAAATGAAAGCACTCATCACCCGCGCCGGCCCCGGCACCAAAGTGGTATGCCTCGGCAACGTCGCCCAGATCGACACACCGTACCTCACCGAAACCACATCCGGTTTAACCTACGTCGTCGATCGCTTCAAACAATGGACCAACAGCGGACACATCACCCTCATCAGCGGTGAACGTTCACGCCTCGCGGACTTTGCGTCAGAAGCGCTCTAAGTAACTTTTCAAACCTGACTCCCCCTCCCACTTGTGGGAGAGGGGAAAAAATGTAGCCTGGGTTGAGCGGATTTTGCGAAACCCGGGTTTCGCTTCGTTCTACTCAGGCTATTTGCTTTTTGTTTTGTATGCCAGCATCCATACACCCATTTCACAGCAATTGTACGGCGCAATCCCTATTGCGCCGAATGTGGTGGTGACAGACAGATGCAGGCGCAGAGCCTTCAGTAATATTGGGATTTACATCCGGTGCAATGCCCTTCGGTTAGGGCCTGCCCCGTGAGCGTAGCGAATGCTTTGGGCATTGCACCCTGCAATCTCTCAAACAAACTCCCTTTAACCACAAACCTCGATCGAGTTTTCTTCACACCACTTCCTCAACGCTTTTTCCCCCGCTTGCGACTCAAACTCATGCCATTTATCTAAAAAATCCCGTCTTTCGAGCAGCGCCTTGAACTTTGAATACGCCCCCTTCATTCGAAAGATTGATTCAATCTCGCCAGCGTCATC
This genomic interval from Gammaproteobacteria bacterium contains the following:
- a CDS encoding PhoH family protein, with product MPRRDKSSKRLFVLDTNVLMHDPTCLYRFQEHDVFLPMIVLEELDKNKRGHSEVARNARQASRVMEELIAEADKRDIEKGLKLPEPANSSFVSGRVFFQTRHLSYELPPSLPGNMPDNNILGTALALQTQKHGVQVIIVSKDINLRIKAAALGIMAEDYQDDQVLDDLSLLYTGKTALTEGFWDSHAKQLASWKEEGKTFYKITGDDLRDWYPNQLIFDPKDPSFEAVVQETNPGSAILRICTNYRRSHHTVWGINARNLEQNYALNLLMDPNVDFVSLLGNAGTGKTLLTLAAGLAQVLDEQRYHEIIVTRATVPMGEDIGFLPGTEEEKMVPWMGALMDNMEVLSSGDGGAWGRAATNDLLRNRIKIHSLNFMRGRTFLKKFVIIDEAQNLTSKQMKALITRAGPGTKVVCLGNVAQIDTPYLTETTSGLTYVVDRFKQWTNSGHITLISGERSRLADFASEAL